The window CTGTAGATTCTCCACATCTCCTCTCCGATGGAGCGCATCCTCTCCACGCATTGCAAAGTCTGAGGTTCTTGAAACATCTCTTCGGCTTGCCTAGTGTGCTCGTACCAAAGCGACATACGGTACGCATGTATATCTCCACGAGCCATCTGGTTTTCGCTGTCTTCCGTCTGGTAACACCCGATGGCGATCTCCGTGTCCCTTTGGCCAGCCATCGATCTTTGGTTTACATTTGCGGATCCGATCAAGAGGTAGGTATCATCCACTGCAAGATACAGAACCACCACCAGACTGTAAGATGGATATTTGCAGTTTAGGAAAAGCATGGCTATAAGACTTATTTTTCTCTATAAAGATCATCcattaaaatcacaaatcattATGATATGAGCAACTATAGTTTTATATGCCAGAAGGTTCCAATAATAATAAGTATAAGAAGAATTATCAGATGAATGTGTAGTGATACCTATCATGAGCTTGGAATGAACATAAACCATGAACCTCCTGTGCTTCTGAGCATTCCAATAGTGCGTCGCAGGTTGCGGAGAAGACTGAGGAGCCAACTCGTCtttaacttcttcttctctgtttgCGAGGCAGAAGAAGTTCAAATAATCTCTCGGGTGCCCTGGTTCGCCGCTTTCTTGAATTGCTTCTCCGATCAACTTATAGATCATTGCCATGGTTTGCCTAGTCCAATGTAATATGTCCTGCACCGGTTCGCTTTCAGGCAATCCTTCTGGCCACATTGGTATCACTATGTATACGGCGAATCTCTCTTTCGCTTTTATCTTGTTTGCCACCTTCAGAGCAATTTCGATCGGGATTAGATTTGAGCAACCACTGTTAGTGTCTCTCTCCCATAGATTTGAGCCACCTATGAAGTACTGGTTCTCGATGTATATAAACCTCTCGGCTCGCCTAATTGCTTTGACATAAGCTTCATGGATGCTTTTCTCCACAGTAACAGTTCTGAACATTTGGCTGGTCGATACATGGTCAATTGAACGGAAGATTTGCGCATTCCAATCCCGTTCGGCTGAAATGCTGCAAGTAGTTTCTGGAGCCAGATTCTCTATGGTAGTGGCGGGAACTAACAGAGAAGGGTCGCATTGCTTGGTCCATCGCTGCTCGAAATTGGTCAGCACATCCCAAGCAGCCTTGCCCATGATACATGCATGAGTGTCGTGCCACGGTGCCCTTGGCCCGCCTTTTTGAAGGTTAGCTCCTGAAATGTTTGTTTGGTAAAAATCCTGGCGGTGGAGCTCCGTATTGAGTGTGCGAAACAAAGAATGTTCTTCCGTATCAAATCGGCCAGCACAGAGGTCTACTCCCCCTAGAAAACTCACAAGCTCTCGGTTGCTTGGATCATTGTGCATCGGCGCATCAACTGTAACAGTCTTCTGGTGGTGAGTAAACAAAGTAGGGAAGTTGTTATTTAATCTAGGGCATAATCTGCACACAACTTCGGAGTGCCTAAAGTAATCGAGGGCATCTTCATCATGAGTGTCCATTACTCCCTTGTTCTTGATTATATGCAGTGATGTTGTGTCATCCCAAAGCATAATTCTCACTGCTACACCTTCCTCGGCCTTTCGCTTCAGCAATTCGCCTAGACTAACTCCAAAAGCATGTGGAATGCTCGTTTCCGGGTTGCGGACCTGCAgaggaaaaatgtcaaactCCTGAAAGGTGCAGGGCACAAGGTGGCGTTCTATGTTTTCACTTACCAGAACCATGTTTGGGTTGAGAGACCAGCTCGCAATGTAAATCAGATGCTTTGCACCTTCAATGGCCTCGAAGATATCCTCCCAGAGCCTCCTCGGAGTCCAGCAAAAGCCAAATGGAGGGTTGAACCCAGAGAGATGATGAGCATCTTGATAAAGGGTGACTTGGCAATTCGATCTCTGAGGGAATGTGGCATTCCTAAGGCCGCTGAATTTGCCATCAGCAAGTATCTTCGACCAGCTTGGCTCTATCTCTGCTGGTTTGAACCACAGCATTAGCTGAAGTTTCAATTTCTCATTCTGCTGACCATTTTCCATCTGAAGAGGCAAATCCCCATGAATCAAGCTAGCTTCATTTAGTAACTGATCTGCCTGTATATGTATCTTTCCCAGGATTACACAGCTTGCTCTCATCGTGATGGTGATGGCTGAATTGAATGGATGAGCACAGAGGATCCGAAATGTTTGATTCCATATACGATCACGTTTTTCGCTAGTCTTGGCTACTGTTTCATTGTTTATCTTGATTGTCACGTGGACGGGCCTTCCATATGCTAATATACACTgcataatttgaactttgagCATTAAAAAAACGACAATCACGTAGCTTGAGATCAAACGCACCGTTATCATAACACACAAACAAAACTAGAAATTCTTCTGGGTGTCACGGAAAAATTCTTCCAATTCAACTGTTTAAGACATTTGCAGATAACAATGCAATTCAATCTAAGTTGCGGCTTTGATCACTATAAAGACTTGGGCAAAGAATTTGACCACCATCTTTGTCTTGAGCATCAACAACAATTCTTGATAATCCAACTGAAGAGAAGGAAGAGCTTGTGCACAAAGCTATGTTTCTATATTCCTATATGGGGAGTCATTAAGAATGaggccaacaaaaaaaaaaggcttggaTTGCGCAGCCATCTgtaatattcattttcctttttcttttcagttcaTCATAACTGAGTGGATACATTTCTCGCCTACTCTGCAAGTAGTCGAGCCGCTAGGCTAGATGTGATTGATTTTATGCTCGAAAAATATTGTTTTCCATGACAGAAACCGTCAGCTGCTCCATGGCTGTAGCTTTTACAAGGTGCACGTGAAGGGGTACGGTTTATATGTTGGGATTTATAAAGCAGAAGCTTTGAATGCTAGGATCATAATCATCATGTGAGCAATGCGATTTGGTACACGATATACTTACGCTGAGTGGGAAAAACGGCGTATAAGTTGTCGCATGGAAGATGGTAGCCTCCAATGTCCCGTGAAGAAGCCTGTTCTTTCCCTCCATTCCTCAGGCCTTgaaaatcgagagagagagagagagagagagagagattggggtTGATTTCGGTCGACGCTGGACGTGAGAAAGAAAATGTCGCAAAAAATGGGATTCATATAAGAAGCAAAGAAAACCAAGAACGTAATGGAGTTGAAGCTGGACAGCCGTGGAAGAAATCGCCATGTTTCTTTCTACTTTCTTGGGGGCAACCCCACACACAAACGCTTTATCACCTGACTAAGTCTTTCACTTGGAGTCGAAGTTTCTCAAGCTCAATTCAAACCTTTTTTTCAAAAGCACAGAAAGATGGGGGCGTCAACCAATTAGATAATGCCTGGTCAACTCAGAAATTGCTGTTGACCAGTGAAGATTAACGGATATGCTTCAGGACAAATGACAATATTCTTCATCGGTATACCACGTTTTGGAACAATCGGAAGACTTGCTCGTATCCAGATCTGCATCTTTCCTAGAAATATGGCGTTGTCTTATTAGGATAGACGTGTAAAAAAAAGCTGAATGAAGCTTCCTTAACCATGTGTTTTATGTCCGTGTAATCAAGTATTTCCTGCCTTTCCCTATCTCCGGATTGACATGAGAAAGCAATCATCATTTACATTCATAACAATTTAGACTATTAATCAATACCCACGTTCTTAATTTAGCTAACCATGTTTATCCCATGCTGAGATCAGGGGCGTGCGAGTATTGGAGAGggaaaacataaattattctaTAATTAGGAAGCTAATCAAGGTTGGACGTAAAAGTAATCAAAGTTAGGTTATTTGCTTGGAAATTTGGATGAGCTTTGGTTT of the Eucalyptus grandis isolate ANBG69807.140 chromosome 10, ASM1654582v1, whole genome shotgun sequence genome contains:
- the LOC104423030 gene encoding phospholipase D alpha 4; protein product: MEGKNRLLHGTLEATIFHATTYTPFFPLSCILAYGRPVHVTIKINNETVAKTSEKRDRIWNQTFRILCAHPFNSAITITMRASCVILGKIHIQADQLLNEASLIHGDLPLQMENGQQNEKLKLQLMLWFKPAEIEPSWSKILADGKFSGLRNATFPQRSNCQVTLYQDAHHLSGFNPPFGFCWTPRRLWEDIFEAIEGAKHLIYIASWSLNPNMVLVRNPETSIPHAFGVSLGELLKRKAEEGVAVRIMLWDDTTSLHIIKNKGVMDTHDEDALDYFRHSEVVCRLCPRLNNNFPTLFTHHQKTVTVDAPMHNDPSNRELVSFLGGVDLCAGRFDTEEHSLFRTLNTELHRQDFYQTNISGANLQKGGPRAPWHDTHACIMGKAAWDVLTNFEQRWTKQCDPSLLVPATTIENLAPETTCSISAERDWNAQIFRSIDHVSTSQMFRTVTVEKSIHEAYVKAIRRAERFIYIENQYFIGGSNLWERDTNSGCSNLIPIEIALKVANKIKAKERFAVYIVIPMWPEGLPESEPVQDILHWTRQTMAMIYKLIGEAIQESGEPGHPRDYLNFFCLANREEEVKDELAPQSSPQPATHYWNAQKHRRFMVYVHSKLMIVDDTYLLIGSANVNQRSMAGQRDTEIAIGCYQTEDSENQMARGDIHAYRMSLWYEHTRQAEEMFQEPQTLQCVERMRSIGEEMWRIYSSEEVVDMEGVHLVKYPINVKQDGSVGDLGDGHFPDTNTPVRGRRSIFLPPVLTT